From the Entelurus aequoreus isolate RoL-2023_Sb linkage group LG13, RoL_Eaeq_v1.1, whole genome shotgun sequence genome, the window ATTTTGATACCACACACATCAAACTATTCAATATGTACATTAGCCTAACTCAGAACACTATTTCATTTTTGTACAAGGATCCTAAGCCAAAGATGactcatttgagtaacaggactgaaagtaacaggagttaaTTTTTTGCATAGAATTAGCAAATATATGACATATAACCacatacacttttaaagtcactttgaAATTGGAACTTTGGTACTACTTAGTATCTTACATGTTTGTTGttttagtgtatttttttaatcaagtgAAGTTTAGTAAGATattcacatacactaccgttcaaaagtttgggctcacccaaacaattttgtggaatagccttcatttctaagaacaagaatggactgtcgagtttcagatgaaagttctctttttctggccattttgagcgtttaattgaccccacaaatgtgatgctccagaaactcaatctgctcaaaggaaggtcagttttgtagcttctgtaacgagctaaactgttttcagatgtgtgaacatgattgcacaagggttttctaatcatcaattagccttctgagccaatgagcaaacacattgtaccattagaacactggagtgatagttgctggaaatgggcctctatacacctatgtagatattgcaccaaaaaccagacatttgcagctagaatagtcatttaccacattagcaatgtatagaatgtatttctttaaagttaagactagtttaaagttatcttcattgaaaagtacagtgcttttcctacaaaaataaggacatttcaatgtgaccccaaacttttgaacggtagtgtatttcatATTGCatctatatttatttttcttttaatccTTTCAATCTTATTCCACAAGGAACGGTAGGTGTCAGTAAAATTTCATTTTACATTTGTATGATGACAATAAAGATTAATTTCATTCTGATAGCATTTACTGatgttgacactaagcacattaCAGTGGTTcagcaaaaacatatttttaacgtaaacaaataacattaaaaaaaaaaattaagtggcaGGACTGAATGAGTGAACTTTTGTTCTTCCCATGGCTTGCAGAGCAACGGCAAGGTGCAACTTCCAGTGGACCGTTTGACTCGTCGAATACTTTTCTGACCAAGTCAAACCTGATAATTTCCCACAGTACACTTAATGATATCTGTGGCTGGTAAAAACTTAATTACTACTAAAAACAACTTGGAATTTATATGTAGTCTCAATAAGTAATCTCAAAATACTCACATTTGAGATGTGAGGGACAATATTATTGGTGGATTTGGATGAAAGAATTGGACATGTATTAAAGGAGTAGTTTGACAGACACCTACCAATGTGGGACAGAGTGAGGGTAGCAGTCCATTAGCCTTGCAGAACAAGATGGCTCGATGTGTACGCTTTGCCAGATGACAGGCAACTGTGTGCTGTGTTGCCGCCGCAATATCACTCACACATGACAGCAGAGTTCCACGTTCAATGCCTGCAGAGGGATAAAATAACACTCACATCTTGAGAGAAATTGGTCATATGCAGCGCAACAACGGGGATAAGGCCAAAATACCAAATATACTTATTAGGAATAGCAACAGCATAACAATTGATGACAAACATCTATCCTTTCTGTAAAAGGTAGACATTTGCAACATATTTTTTATATGGTTAAAGTTATcatgtatttcattttttatttatttttttgtcctgtctagcttctcaggcaaatcatatagttgatgtagatgcctatatcggctgttcagatttactttacaaaagagaagtgtaggatacttctcttgttgccttatttgtatttgactttattaaatgtatttatgttatcatttggtgcagccggggcggagcaggaggggatagaaagagaaaaaaaggaagacagaggggggaattgtggggacaagagggggattagacagagagacaaaaacaacaacagcaaacacaacaataacaacaacaatagagcaacatcagcaaatatgacatgtacaaatatgatggtaaaagtaatagcaaataggCAGTTagcgaaagtaaaaaataatacagaaatgacaatgagcattattacactaaaaatggagcaatacaaataccaatagaaatagcgctattgataatgaacaataccaatactttacctatattatcatgtatttcgaacatgcatatgatGGTTACAATAGTACATCACAAATTTTATATTTCTCAtaacatgcccgaaaaggagtaggaagaagcagatcttattcaatcctaccccttttccgttTCATATAAAATactaatacatttttttgttcacttcctgtcctcaatttgtaacacaaatgaaataaataaataaatattcaaaaaagTTCTCTTGAACAGTTAAGTAATTTGTAATTCgcataatgagatgaataagattattaaatgtttcaataaaaggcaaaatgtttatcaggattcttcttctttgtacttagtcgttttataaagattgaacaattttggttccAGTATTTTTCCctggtacgccacaagatatatttagcACTGTACACTTGTGTtcccctagctcaggggtcggcaacccgcggctccggagccgcatgcggctccttgaccactctgatgcggctcagctacatacatgccaacccccccgattttcccaggagatttatggatctcagtgtctctcatagattactcccagggaaaaaataatcctatttacactctaattactaaataaagggcgtgccctaattgcactgcagtaattgtcctctatagcatttacatacagcgtgccagtccagccacatgttgcatgttgttattacttgcacacacaggagacagcaaagcatgcttactcatcagccacacagcttacactgacggtagccgtatcaaacaactttaacattgttacgttacaaatatgcgccacactgtgaacccacaccaaaaaagaatgaaaaacacatttctggagaacatcccaccgtaacacaacataaacacaacacaaccattacccagaatcccatgcagccctaactcttccggtctacattatacacccccgctaccaccaaatccccccacacatcaaacccccccctctccgtgcgttggttgagcggaagagttagggctgcacgggattctgggtatttgtaccgtcagtgtaagatgtgtggctgctgagttagtacgccttgctgtcacttatgtgagcaagctgaaattgcattctacgtgtggttgagcaggtacactgttagggcagactgtagagggcgccaaatgcagtgtcatcacgctctgatattcgggagtttcccgggaaaaatgagagggttggcaagcatgacgctatctagcgccattcattcaaaactcgcgggctgcactagcatcaaatttccacattaaagtgcgtgccggtgcgtgtgtcggagacacctggttaacatagcacaaagcatttaagctttgtatgcagtgtttttcattttaaattttaattttttttttgtggctcccattactttctttaatttgtgaaacttgccaaaatggctctttgagtggtaaaggttgccgacccctgccctagcttcacgtattgctccCTGTTCGTTaataagtagcttcttacctagTTCATCAAAACCCATTGTCAGATTACTGTATTAGAAAAACAAACACCACCAAAAAATCCCTTATTTTCATGCACAAGTTGcagaaatgtatatatgtgtgtatttatgtatgtatgaccGTTTTACTGTTGAAATTAGGAGCATTAGGGAATGGCTGGGAGCGATCTACAGCAGTGATGTTAGTATTTGAAAGTATATCATCACACATCCACAACACTGTCAGTGTAAACAAAGAAGAGAGAACATgggtgtgttgctaaatgtttatacactaaattacccagaaggcttagtgcTACAGACGATCATCGGAAGACGGTCTAAGCTAAAAATGTGGGCAAGAGTTGTGCAGTTAGAGCAATAAAGAGTTGAGATATTGTTAAAATGTTGCTGAACCTGgtttgtctacacaagaaacaaacattacattttgaaaaaTTGTATTGACGGAAATTACAATAATTGAACTACATTTCCGATGAATAGGGTTGGGAATCATGCATTGATTGGAACCAGGACTAACAGTCAGATTATTTTGGAATCGTTCATACTTTTCAATTTTGATTCCTAGTTTTGGAGACTGTGTATCTGAAGTAATGTGCAACTAATATGCATATTtatgcaactataatgatttgatacttgtttatagggCTcagtgataaaaaaaattatatcaatatatatcacgaAAGACATGTTGATAAAACATTCAAtacatatagattttttttttctgttggaAGAAACCGAAAATTGCAAAGCAAGGtttgttgcatgaacaaaggcactcgctctcttgtaaccgagcaacgcaggaattGATcattgatcagtgggagtgacatgctaacagccaatcaggtaacggtATCAACTACCAAATTTgcttgcgccatcttgttgtcttgcGGTTGATTCCTTGCATGGAGTGAAAAAAGAGgttaaaaatgagtgctgcagagatcGAAAAAACTGTCGATGTAACAGGAAACGTCACCTTAACAGCatggcagtttttttgttttttgtaaacggaccgtagtcagaccgaGGCACTCGTAGTAAGTAATATCACACCACCATAGCCGCACTCACCCTTGAGCACAGCAGAACacatgcagaaaatagttattctcaggtttctctgtttacattttcacactgcactattttgttacattttattaAGCATTTGTCAAGTATTCCTTAGTTTTGTACTTTAATTGTAAAAGGTTACAATGCTTAATATAATTTTAGaagtttgtttacattgattaaGTGTTTTCCATggctgtgttgacatttcctttcctttccttTCTAGCTTGAttgctgaggggattataatcagagaaaggttacattttaaataaaaatgtttacatttaatgtatttttctcctggtctttattttcgataaaacacttatatcgtgatacagtgtTTAGCCATATCGCCCGACCCCACTTGTTTATGTTAATAAACatggtgttttagactgcaaaatTGTTCAGTTAAGGACACTTATgcatagcttgtgtgcttagctgttgtgtaggtgCTAGCTCTTAGTAGCCAAAAACcctaccatgtttacattttgtaaatgacttgactaaaatacaagaaaagactaaccttgtgtgcttatttgaggacatttagatgttaactgttatTTTGCACAAGTAGTCATGCTGCAGGACTGTAGCTTATATCGGAGATTTTGGATGCAAGAAACTTGTTTTAGCTGATATAGGACCTATATCCAATATCAATATTGGACCGAGACAACCCTATTgctaatcattttttttgtttaagtaATCAATCGGACTTTTCCACCAAACAGAACTCTGGTTAGCGCCATCATTGAAACCATGCAAACTTTTATGTTGACCCTGCCTATTTAAGAATCGGTTAGAAACCGGAATTGAAAGAAGGACTTGAAAACCGAAAACATTCCAATTCAAACTATACCCAACCGTAGTGATGAAGTTGTGGGGATGGGAGAGTATTGCGAGGCTGAATAGGTTGAATTTGCGTGAGTTGGTGCGATGGAAACATGGCAATTTACACCCACCATCTACCTTTGTGGACATCGTTAAACTTCCAGTGCAACAATCATTCTATACTACATCAGACTAGATTACCACATTATCCACTCTACAATGGTATTTTTAAAACAAGAGATTATGTGTGTACTCATACCTTCCTCTGCTTCTTTTTTCACTATTGTCATGTTAATTTGACTTCGAAGACCAGCAAAAGAAAAGCAGCAGTCGTAATTTTGTCCCATAGGTGTCTTGAAAGGAAACCTCATCCGGTCACCGTCCTTCGCCAGAAGCTCTATCGCTTGTCCTCCACTCAGTGTAGAGCACTTTGGGTGTTTGATGAGTGACAAACGCCTTGCTACCTGTTAATCCAGAGAGAAACTAAATTAGCTTTAAACCAACAACAGCAACGTCATAGTTAAAAGGCTTACTTTATCCAGTGTATCACCAGGAGCTGCATCCAGACTTTGGCCAAGAAGAAGGAAGTCGTCCACTCCGCGAGCTACAGCAAGAAGGGAGTGACCACCAGAGATGAGCAAGACCAGGAATGGGAAAGAAACTGGCTGTAACATCCGGACAGTCAGGGCATGGGCTTCCATGTGGTGGATGGGGATGAAAGGCTTGTTGTTCTGTCTAACGAACCTCTGGCTGAACTCAAGACCAACGCCCAAGCTTAGCGCTAGGCCTGGCTTCACTGTGGTGGCTACAGCCGACAGTTGGCTTGGGTCCACACCGCTCCTCTGCAAAGCCTCCTTGACCACATGCTCGATGTGTTCCAGATGAAGCTTTTGTGCCACGGTGGGAATGATACCTCCTGTCCTGTATTGGGAGATATGCGGGCTTTAGagggttttctattcgggctccagtactctggaatgtccaACCggtaagttagagatgctacctcagtagaagcatttaaatcctatcttaaaactaatttgtatactacagcttttaaatagacccctttttagaccagttgatctgctgtctctcttttctgcttttgttcccattgggttgagttttttcttgccctattgtgggatctgagcagaggatgccgttgtggcttgttcaGCCCttcgaggcatttgtgattaagggctatatactgtaagtaaattttgattgattgatgtcaaaaCTACATTACAGACAATTGCAATCACtttgatgaaaaataaatatgaaaCGGTGACATGCGGCCAGGGGAAGCCTATTCCaagttaaataaatgtatatacaaaacgtgaacaaaaacaaaacatgtgtgaCTTTTTCTGTCTCAAAAAGTCAGTTTGAGGTTCTTGGCTTAGGCGAACACCAAGAGGACGTCCAAATTGACTAAGTAGAGGAAATAAAAGTCATAACAAAGTTTTCGTTTGTGAACCAGCGGGAGGATCATTACCTTTTCAAGAGGAGGGCTACACCTCAGGAGAGAGGCGGTTTGTCTAAATGAACCCCGATtgaaacacattttaaatgtgggtggttgatgagccttttgtgtgcTTGTGTATGGGATGTAGCTATCTGTGGTTTTATGCTGATATCtgtgttttttattgtatttatttttttacctgtgGGGGATGGGGGTACAGCATTTGATGTATTTTAACAATTTTAGGACCCCCTTGAAAACAAGATGCTGCATCTAAAGGGACTATcctgaaaaaaatttaaatttaaaagtaTTCCTGTCAATGGTATGTATCTAAAAACCCAATAAATTAATGTTAAAACAATAGTCTCTAAATTTTAAATACCGGTACCTGAACAGATTGCTATTTTGTAAACAAAATGTGTCTTTCAATGTTTAAAAACTCTGCAATTCCTTATTTTGGAATGACGTTACATATTGCTTTAATACCTTTCCTTGTCCACTGTTTAAATGTGACACCTCCTTCTCCTGGCTTGAATTGGGAGTCAAAAGGCTATCCACTGA encodes:
- the osgepl1 gene encoding tRNA N6-adenosine threonylcarbamoyltransferase, mitochondrial yields the protein MFSLKTKHIHSLLQYQHSWRCLALGNSGSRLVLGIESSCDDTGAAVLDETGAVLGEALHTQKEVHLRTGGIIPTVAQKLHLEHIEHVVKEALQRSGVDPSQLSAVATTVKPGLALSLGVGLEFSQRFVRQNNKPFIPIHHMEAHALTVRMLQPVSFPFLVLLISGGHSLLAVARGVDDFLLLGQSLDAAPGDTLDKVARRLSLIKHPKCSTLSGGQAIELLAKDGDRMRFPFKTPMGQNYDCCFSFAGLRSQINMTIVKKEAEEGIERGTLLSCVSDIAAATQHTVACHLAKRTHRAILFCKANGLLPSLCPTLVVSGGVASNQYIRKALSIITEATGVFLLCPPAKYCTDNGVMIAWNGVERLREGRGILLPHADIGYEPKAQLGVDLTAEVKAAAIRLPSVKMKI